A section of the Thermomicrobiales bacterium genome encodes:
- a CDS encoding metal-dependent hydrolase → MHTKTRHLRIVTPVAPGKASRTLTKTSTGIAAAVGFGLLAIAFDQLCEVFKRREMKHCEALSDGAAHIATALAVSIPAMPFVEHKARLAAFAALSAVAIDLDHLIAARSMKLIPSMSMPERPASHSLLTVGIVSYTAERLWPGTQSGLALALGLGSHLLRDLATGGAPLFLPRRIIEVPRPPVATAMLTLGLFGRWYARRLLDPSRPRRSNPSVLAPEALVVGSRAIRAIRRHAAAA, encoded by the coding sequence ATGCATACAAAGACTCGTCACCTCCGAATCGTTACACCAGTCGCACCAGGTAAGGCATCCCGGACGCTCACGAAGACGTCGACCGGCATCGCTGCGGCCGTCGGCTTCGGTCTGCTGGCGATCGCGTTCGATCAACTCTGCGAAGTGTTCAAGCGCCGCGAGATGAAGCACTGCGAAGCGCTCTCCGATGGGGCCGCCCACATCGCCACGGCGCTGGCCGTCTCGATACCGGCCATGCCGTTCGTCGAGCACAAGGCTCGTCTGGCGGCCTTCGCAGCCCTGAGTGCCGTCGCTATCGATCTGGACCACCTCATCGCCGCGCGCTCGATGAAGCTCATTCCCAGCATGTCGATGCCGGAGCGACCGGCGTCGCACTCGCTGCTGACCGTCGGCATCGTGTCCTACACGGCCGAGCGCCTCTGGCCGGGCACGCAGAGCGGTCTGGCGCTGGCCCTGGGTCTCGGCTCGCACCTGCTGCGCGATCTGGCAACAGGTGGCGCGCCACTCTTCCTGCCGCGCCGGATCATCGAAGTGCCCCGACCGCCGGTCGCCACAGCGATGCTCACCCTCGGTCTGTTCGGACGCTGGTACGCCCGGCGCTTGCTCGATCCGTCGCGTCCACGCCGCTCGAATCCGTCCGTCCTCGCTCCCGAAGCGTTGGTCGTTGGTTCCCGTGCCATCAGAGCCATCCGGCGTCACGCCGCTGCCGCCTGA
- a CDS encoding helix-turn-helix domain-containing protein: MAQRPGVQRQRIGPAIRRMRRMKGLTLDELASQAGISASHLSRLERGQTLPSFQVLSDIAHVLGADVDDFVRLESEVTTLDAEFQDMLDARGFPEDLQLELLSTSIELRQALFALFRDLGATTRRRSRITGRSTAASTPKTTS, translated from the coding sequence ATGGCGCAACGACCAGGAGTCCAGCGTCAGCGGATCGGTCCCGCGATCCGACGAATGCGCCGGATGAAGGGGCTGACGCTCGATGAGCTGGCATCGCAGGCCGGCATTTCCGCATCACACCTGAGCCGGCTGGAACGTGGACAGACGTTGCCAAGCTTCCAGGTTCTATCTGATATCGCTCATGTTCTTGGTGCGGACGTTGATGATTTTGTTCGCCTTGAATCTGAAGTCACTACACTCGACGCAGAGTTTCAGGACATGCTCGATGCTCGCGGTTTCCCCGAAGACCTGCAGCTGGAGCTTCTCTCAACGTCGATTGAGCTCCGCCAGGCGCTGTTTGCGCTGTTCCGTGATCTTGGTGCAACAACGCGCCGTCGATCGCGTATCACCGGACGCTCGACCGCTGCTTCAACGCCGAAGACGACGTCCTGA